The Canis aureus isolate CA01 chromosome 15, VMU_Caureus_v.1.0, whole genome shotgun sequence genome includes the window TTCTTACTGCAGAGAAACCCTCGTCCGGGCCCTTGGTCTAGGCCCCTGTCACTCGGCTGTCAAGGGCCAAGCCAGGACACGCTGGGTTACGAGCTCCTGGGAGGCAGGCAAGTGCACATGATCTTTGTGTTTCCAGGAACTAGTGTTCCCCCAGCAAAGTGGTTGCTCCACACGCGCTTGGGGGCAGCATGCTGGGCTGGTTCCCCACATGTGGTCTCTTGCTCCTGGGCGGGCGGGGCCCCCTAGCTTCAGAGCTAGGAAGGCTgggcccaggtggcccaggctTCGCTCCTGGAACCCTACTGTTCAGGGCCGGACTCCTTCCCGAGAGAGACAAATCACCTCATGGAAAGCCTTCCAGGATGGCTACTTCCAACCCCTGCATTTCTGGTATGTAGCCCACAGCAGAATGTTCCCGGCTGTTGCCGGTTGCAGGGCAGATGCCTGTGCTTCCGATGGGGGACCTCTGTCTCCAGGGAGGCTGTGCCCGTGACCTCAGGACAGAGCCCGGGCGTGGCGGGCTGCCCTCTGGCCCCCTGGCGCCCTGCAGCTTCCCACCCCAAGCTGACCTCCTAGACTGTCTGAGATCAGCCCACCTAGGATCCGCTTGCTGGGCGACCTGCTGCTTTTCCATGGCGGTCAGACCCCAGACACTTGGGGTGGGGTAGGCGTTTTGGGGAGCCCTGGTTGGTTCAACCCCGCACAGAAGCCATAGATGGGGAGATGGAAACGGAGTCTGGGAAAGGCCAGGGCTTTGCCAAGGCCACATCTTCAAGTGCACTGTGTTTCGGGCGTCCTGCCTGTGGGTGGGAGAAGCATGGTCTGAATCAGCTGCTGAGGACAAGCTGTTCTCAGACATTCTGCTTCTCAGGACCTTGGTTCCCCGATGGCTTGGTGCGGGCTCCAGGCTCCGCTGCACGAGCCGGTGGCCGTGCTTCCTCCCCCGTGGAGGGGAGGGACTGTCCCGGCTCTCCGGGCATCGTAACACCGTGGGTGCTGTGAGCGCGGGCTGTCACGGGATGCGGGCCATGCTCAGGTGTGGGCACCATGTGGGCACCGCGGCTCTGCCTCTGGACCAGACTGGTGCCGCCCAGTCCGATGGGAGCGGTGgctgcttttctttcctgtgaACAGAGAATGGTGGGAAGCATGTGACAGCGACGCGTTAGGGTCCCCAAGGCGGCAGGGCGGGGCTCCTGCCAGGAGCCTTGTCTGCCTCCCGCTATTCCACCAGGACATTCTGCCCAGTGAGCCCAGAAGGGCACATCTTCCCTTCACACTCAGGTCTCCCCCACACCTGAGGGTCACCCCCACACCTGAGGGTCACCCCTACACACCTGAGGGCCACATCCACACACCTGAGGGTCACACTCCTACACCGGAGGGTCACCCCCACACACCTGAAGCCACATCCACATACCTGAGGGTCACCTCCACACCTGAGGGTCACCCTCATATACCTGAGGGCCATATCCACACCTGAGGATCACCCCCACACCTGAGGGTCACCTTCACACACTTGAGGGTCACCCCTACACACCTGAGGGCCACATCCACATACCTGAGGGTCACCCCCACACCTGAGGGTCACACTCCTACACTTGAGGGTCACCCTCACACACCTGAGGGTCACCCCCACACACCTGAGGCCACATCTACATACCTGAGGGTCACCCCCACACCTGAGGGTCACCCTCATATACCTGAGGGCCATATCCACACCTGAGGGTCACACCCCACACCTGAGGGTCACACCCCTACACCTGAGGGTCACACCCCACACCTGAGGGTCACACCCCTACACCTGAGGTCACCCCCACACCTGAGGGTCACACCCCCACACCTGAGGGTCATACCCCCACACCTGGGGTCACCCCCACACCTGAGTGTCACACCCCTACACCTGAGGTCACACCCACACCCAAGGGTCACACCCACAGCTGAGGGTCACCCTTACACTAGGGGTGATTCCTCACCTGGCTCACTTTGGTGTCTTCTGGGCTGGGGTCTCAGAGGTGGCCTCCACGTGGCAGGAGGGAAAGTGGCTGTGGGGCTGTCTGTGCGCCGTCAGGAAACGTGTATTCTCAGGCGCCCTGCCTTTCCTGACCTCGGGAagtccctgggctgcaggcggtgtgTGTTGAGTCACACTGGACACGCCGCCCCCCCGACCCCTGCCAGCAGTGCCATCTTCCTCCTGGAGCCGGGGGCTTCCCGATGGACAGCGTGTCAGGTGCGGGCCCAGGGCACGGTGGGCAGAGCTATGGCTGGTGGTGTGGCAGGCCTGGCATTTGTCCAGGGCTCTTGGAGCATGTGCAGACACGCTTGGGCCCGCAGCGGCCCCTCCAAGTGCGCCATAGACGGGAGCAGACCCTGGACGCCCTGGGTCCCTCTGGCCACCTCCCCCAGGCCTCGCGTGGCGCGGCTGAGCGCCACTCCACGGAAGGGGCCGGGGGTGAGCCAATGCCCGTGCCAGCCCTTAGCCAGGTGACTTGGATGCCCCTCCACAAGGAGATGAGCGGCGGCGGCGCTTCTGAGTCTGCCAAGCGAACTGCAAGGCCTGCACTCGGGGCGTACAGTGAGTAGGTGGTCTCTCCGGGGGGGAAGGCGGCCCTCCAGCCCACCCTTGACCCCTCCTTCccgcaggggcagggctgggtgtGCAAGGCCAGGGGGTGGCGGGGCCTGGGACAAAAGCCCAGCTATGGGACCCCCAGCTGGAGGGCTGCACGGTGACTCTGGGCAGAAATCCCCCTCCCCTCAGAGAGTCCCTGTAGACAGCCAGCCCTGGGCATCGGCTCCTCAGGGGCCCTGCCGCCAACTTCTGGGGAGCCAAATGTGAAATGTGAATTTTCGACCACAGGGGGTTGGTGCCCCTAAGCCCTGTGCTGTTGGAGGGTCCTCCTTATCCCCAAGGAGCCTCAGGGCGTTAATGAGGCTGCCTGTTGTGGCAGCTGAGCTGTCCTCCCCAGAACTCCACACCTGCTGCTTCGTGATGTGTCCCCAGGGCGGAGAGCCCTCTGCTTGGCGGATGGCGGGTCCGGACACAGAGCCCGGGCTCCACGGCCGGCGTGCACAGGACAGCAGGCGGCCTTCTGTGTGAAAGTCTGGGCAAGCTCATGCATTCATTCCGCAAACACTTCTCAGGCCTGTTGGGAGGTGGGTGCCAGCAGAGCTGAGGGAGCGACATGGGTCTTTATCCTGGGCTCCCAGTGAACCCCACGTGCAGGCTGAGCCTGTTCTGTAGATAACCCGGGAGGCCTCCGCCAAGACAGAAGGGACCGTGTTCCCCCAGCTGGCATCTCAGGGTCTCACACCCCAGCTCTCATCCCTCTGGTCTCTGAGCCGTGGACTAGCAGGGACTACAGGCGGTGGTAGTCCGGGCGGGGGTGCGGCTCAAATGGGAGGTCTGACCTGAGTCTCTCTGGAGACAGACCTGTCAGCATCAGCAAACAGGAGGTAACAGGCCAAATTGTTCGCGTGAGAGCAAAAGCGTCCTTGTTCTTcaagctttaaaaatatcctaGAACATGGAGCTTGGGATGCCAGTAAACAgagagaaagttttattttcaggGTGCCACTGAGGGTGGTGGTGTTTAGTGCTGGCCTGGAGGCATATGGCAGCTGTCAGGGGTGCTCAGTGCAGGGCTGGGGTTGGGAACCCATCCAGGGGCACATAGtgtagggggtgggggtcaggggccAGTCCAGGGGCACACGATGCAGGTGATGGATGTCAGGGGCTGGTCCAGTGGCACACGGTGCAGGGGAAGGGGATCAGGGGCTGGTCCAAGGGCACAGGATGAGGGGGCAGAACTCAGGGGCCAGTCCAGGGACACATGGTGAGGGGATGGGGGTCAGGGGCTGGTCCAGGGGCACACGGTGAAGGGGATGGGGATCAGAAGCCAGTCCAGGGGGCACACGGTGTAGGGGATGGGGGTCAGGGGCCAGCCGAGGGGGCACACAGTGCAGGCTCAGGGGTCAGGGCCAGTCCAGGGGGCACACAGTGCAGGCTCGGGGGTCAGGGCCAGCCCAGGGGGCACACGGTGCAGGGGACGGGGATCAGGGCCGGCCCAGGGGCACACGGTGCAGGGGACGGGGATCAGGGGCCAGTCCAGGGGGCACATGAtgcaggggatggggacaggggtCAGGGCTGGCCCAGGGGCACACGGTGCAGGGGACAGGGATCAGGGTCGGCCCAGGGACACACGGTGCAGGGGACGGGGATCAGGGGCCGGTCCAGGGGGCACACGATGCAGGGAGTGGGGGTCAGGGGCCAGTCCTGGGGCACAAGGTGCAGGGATGGGGGTTGGGGCCGGCCCAGGGGGCACAGTGTGGGAAGTCTGGGAAGTCTGGGAGAGGTTCATAGCTCATGGCCCTGCTGCTGGCATGTGCCAGGCTGTCTGCAGCCTGAGATCCTGGTTCCGGGGGTACGGTGGGTGTCTACATGAGCCACATCCCAGGAAGTGGGTCATTTGTGCACACAGCTGGGCCTGCCTTTTTTCTCAGGAGATCAGCAGACATTCCCCAGGGTCTCAGAGTCTGGGCTCTTTATGGCCACTCCCAGTTTTCAGGGAGTCTGGGAGAGGGCATCTGCATAGGGGCCCATGGGCGCCCCAAATAAAGTTGGAGTTCCTTTGACAAAGGAGGGGGTTCAGTGTGTGCCAGCAAGGGTAGAAGGCAGATGAGTCAGGCCCTCCTGGTCTGGGTGGCAGGAGTGACACCTGCAGGGCAGGAGGCGCTGTCCTCCCCGGGGCTGGAGGGTGTGATCagggcagaggagcagcaggagatGCCCCCAGGGAGCCCTCGCCACCGTTGGGGTGTTGCTCCGCCTGAGGTCGGGGCTCCGGGCCTCCTGGTCGTCTGCTCTCCGCCTCACCCCGCGCGCTCTGGAGGCGAGCGTCCCCGGGGCTGTCACCCTGCACCCAGCTCACAGCCCTCCGCTGGGGCCCGTGCTCACCTTGCACCGCGCGTGGGGCCACGTGGGGCCGCGTCCTCGAAGCGAGGACTTTCCTTGCCTCCAGGAGCTTCTGTTGGACGGAATCCAGTCTCGTGGTTAAAGGGAATGGTCCGCAGGAACGTTCTCAGCCAAACGGACCAGCTCAGGAAAGTCTTGCTCACTTTCCAGGAAACATGGGAGGGCGAGGCCCTTCCGCAGGGCGGAGAAAGTTTTCCTCGAAGCCTCCGGAGTGCAGACAGTCCCCGGAGGCCTGACCGGTCGCCGGCTTCCTTGTGCTCCGGGGGCCGCGCCAGTCGAGTGAGTGACTCAGGCCCTTCCCGCCGATGCAGCCAGAGCGGGTATCGCTGCGACCTCACTTCTGGGTCCCTTGGGGGCTCCTGCCCAACCCCAGGAGGGCTTCCAAGGCCCTCGCCCTGGGCATCCCCTGGGGCACGTCCGGCTGCGCGGgaccctcccctgctctctgcctgccccccaaaGGTGCACTCGCTCCCGGGGGGAGGCTCCTCCAGGAAACCCCATTTTAGCTTAATTGGTTGCCTTACATCCTCTTAGGGAGTGGCCCCCAGGCTCTATGGGGGGACTGGGCCCGTCTCTGGCGCCTCTGCCTGTGATGGGACCTtcctcacctccccttccccttatgggaccttccccaccccccactccgtGATAGGACCTTCCTCACCCCCTACCCCGCACCTTGATGCCTACCTGAAAGTCCCGGGGCATAGCCACTGGCCTCCCAGGGACACTGCCCGAGGCCACACCTGCTGCCCTGTGCCGGGTACTGCTGCTGGGTGTGTTTCTGCCAGACCCAGGAGGGGCCCGATTCAGAGATAAGGTTGCTGCAGATGCGGTTTGTCAGGGTGAAGGTATCCTGGAGAAGTGGCCTTTGATGCGGTGACATGCGGGCGAGAGGAGGGGAAGCTGCCGCAGTTCAGGCGGCTCGTCCGTGGTGCTGGGGTGCGGTGTCCCCCTCTCGGCATACATGACAGGCCTGCGCACGAGGCCCCTGTCCTGGGAAAGAGCAAATCTGTTTTTAGATGGACAAGCGTGTGTCCCTGGTACCTGTGTTCCAGGTAGTCATTCCCCTCTGTCCGTGCAGACTTTTCGGGTCTCTGAGAGTTCCCAGGAAATCAAGGATCACTGCCCACTCAGGACTGGGAGCCAGCGAGGCACCTTGGAAGGGATCCGTCTGCCTAGGTCACGGGGTCACCACTGGCGTCCGCGTCTGTGGGAGAGGTGACCCGGGCCCCCGTGCGTGCGACACCCCGCTGGACACCGGCCAGAACCACTGGTTATTACAATTCGATTCAGCTGAACACGCGGTTACACCATCAGGGTCTTCAACCTTTAGTGGAAATGATTGTGACTCGTAAAACCAAATGGGAAACTCAGGAAGTTCAAATTGCTCGATTTCCCAAGAAGGTGAACGCCAGCCTGCCCACATTCCACGCTGCCGTGAGGGCTGGGGCATGAGGAGCAGTGAGCCTCCCACCAAGATGGTCAAGACGGGTTCATTGTGCGCAGACGGGCTGTGATGTGCGACCTGAAACGAAGCCCTTAGTTATCCTGCATCTGCAGAGTACTCGGACACCCTTCACATGTCCTGGGAATGTTCTAGTATTTCTGGCTTCTGCGAGCCTCTCTCTTCTTAGGAATCATGTTTCTCCAAGACCTGCAGCTCAGACCCAGCCTTGGAAACTTGGCGGTGGCTCTGCTGCCCGCCTGCCCGTTTCTGCCCTCCGCCATCCACTGCACTGagaatttttcttaatatgttGGCCTGTTTGAATTCAAAGCATTGTGGGGGGCTTATTGCTGTCTTGGAAACCCTATATGAGTGCCCAGTAGCATCTCTTCATGGAGACTGCAGGGGATACACCTGTAAAATGCGACGCTGTGGATTCCCTGGGTGctgtccttttaaatttttaattaatttatttgagagagaaggagtacaaggtggggggcagagggagagggaggagcagactccccatggagcagggagccccatgtgggctcgattctaggaccctgagatcatgacctgagctgaaggcagatacctcactccctgagccccccaggcaccccaagagctGTCCTTCTGAACCAGATCATCTATTGTGTTTCCAGGACAGCTAATAGCCGAGGGCACAGATCTTCATCCCCACCCTCAGCCATGTCTCATCGCAGTCCCCTTCCACATGCGCACCTGCCACAGGCAGCAGGACACGGAGACGGTTACAAGCAGTGGCCGCATGGATGCCCCTGGGAAGGCCCTGCAGA containing:
- the LOC144284177 gene encoding uncharacterized protein LOC144284177, whose protein sequence is MSPHQRPLLQDTFTLTNRICSNLISESGPSWVWQKHTQQQYPAQGSRCGLGQCPWEASGYAPGLSEDVRQPIKLKWGFLEEPPPGSECTFGGQAESRGGSRAAGRAPGDAQGEGLGSPPGVGQEPPRDPEVRSQRYPLWLHRREGPESLTRLARPPEHKEAGDRSGLRGLSALRRLRGKLSPPCGRASPSHVSWKVSKTFLSWSVWLRTFLRTIPFNHETGFRPTEAPGGKESPRFEDAAPRGPTRGARPEKCLRNECMSLPRLSHRRPPAVLCTPAVEPGLCVRTRHPPSRGLSALGTHHEAAGLAVRLADSEAPPPLISLWRGIQVTWLRAGTGIGSPPAPSVEWRSAAPREAWGRWPEGPRASRVCSRLWRTWRGRCGPKRVCTCSKSPGQMPGLPHHQP